In one Acetobacter sp. genomic region, the following are encoded:
- a CDS encoding LysR family transcriptional regulator, with the protein MLDRVTSMQVFVRVVSQGSFAAAARTLSLSQTMVTRHIVSLEERLGVTLFHRSTRRLSLTEAGQGYLLGCQKMLGELDEMEHEIAAGGREPLGRLRLNAPVSFAIRYLGAVLPEFSKRYPKVSVELGLDDGLVDLIAQGWDLALRIRRMEASSLKARRLASIRFVVCAAPSYLEHYGEPKTVSELTSHVCLGYTLSEAVGVGRWSFGRNGEVTVPVSGPLSANNGDVLTQAALDGMGIIYQPLFIVAESVRSGKLKILDLDMPLLEGPELQAVYAPGLTVPLKTRVMIDYLVECFGETPPWER; encoded by the coding sequence ATGCTGGACCGGGTGACAAGTATGCAGGTCTTCGTGCGCGTCGTTTCACAGGGTAGCTTTGCCGCAGCCGCACGCACCCTTTCTCTCTCCCAGACCATGGTGACGCGACATATCGTGTCACTGGAAGAGCGTCTGGGCGTGACATTGTTCCATCGCAGCACGCGCCGCCTGTCCCTTACTGAAGCAGGACAGGGCTATCTTCTGGGCTGCCAGAAGATGCTGGGTGAGCTTGATGAAATGGAGCATGAAATCGCCGCTGGAGGGCGTGAACCGCTCGGACGGCTTCGCCTGAACGCGCCCGTATCGTTCGCCATCCGCTACCTCGGGGCGGTCCTGCCGGAATTCAGCAAACGATATCCCAAGGTTTCCGTTGAACTCGGACTCGATGATGGTCTGGTGGATCTCATCGCGCAGGGCTGGGATCTGGCGCTGAGAATCAGGCGGATGGAAGCGAGCAGCCTGAAGGCGCGAAGACTGGCCTCGATCCGTTTTGTCGTGTGTGCGGCACCGTCCTATCTGGAACATTACGGCGAGCCGAAAACCGTATCCGAACTGACATCGCATGTGTGTCTCGGTTACACGCTCAGCGAAGCGGTCGGCGTCGGACGGTGGAGCTTTGGCAGGAACGGGGAGGTGACGGTGCCGGTCTCCGGGCCGTTGAGCGCGAATAACGGGGATGTGCTGACGCAGGCGGCTCTGGACGGGATGGGAATTATCTATCAGCCGCTGTTTATTGTGGCCGAGTCCGTTCGGAGCGGAAAACTGAAAATCCTCGATCTGGACATGCCTCTTCTGGAGGGTCCGGAATTGCAGGCAGTCTACGCGCCAGGTCTGACAGTGCCGCTCAAGACCCGCGTCATGATTGATTATCTGGTGGAATGTTTCGGGGAGACGCCTCCCTGGGAACGATGA
- a CDS encoding DODA-type extradiol aromatic ring-opening family dioxygenase, translating into MTDTAITGDERQPVLFLPHGGGPCFFMDWAGWDTMEAYLRSVAATLPRKPSAILVVSGHWETRVPTVTTAEKHTLLYDYYGFPEHTYHLKYPAPGSPALASRVRSLLADADIASAEDDTRGLDHGVFIPFMLAFPEAEIPIVELSLREDMNAAEELRVGQALVPLRDENVLIVATGMSYHNLRQFMTGNPTTDATALSFDRWLSQTVEAAPADRDYALVNWEQAPGARICHPREEHLLPIMIAAGAAGQDRGTRTYSDVVMGKALSGFRFG; encoded by the coding sequence ATGACTGACACTGCCATCACAGGAGACGAGCGTCAGCCCGTTCTGTTCCTGCCGCATGGGGGCGGACCATGCTTCTTCATGGACTGGGCCGGGTGGGACACGATGGAGGCCTATCTCCGGAGTGTCGCCGCGACATTGCCGCGCAAACCCTCGGCCATTCTCGTGGTTTCAGGGCACTGGGAAACCCGCGTGCCGACAGTCACGACAGCGGAAAAGCATACCCTGCTGTATGACTATTACGGCTTTCCCGAGCACACCTATCACCTGAAATATCCGGCTCCCGGCTCGCCGGCTCTTGCAAGCCGGGTAAGGTCATTGCTCGCGGATGCTGACATAGCGAGCGCTGAGGATGACACACGTGGACTGGATCACGGCGTGTTCATTCCCTTCATGCTGGCTTTTCCGGAGGCGGAGATTCCCATCGTGGAACTGTCCCTGCGTGAAGACATGAATGCCGCCGAGGAACTCCGCGTCGGACAAGCCCTTGTGCCTCTACGGGACGAAAATGTCCTGATTGTCGCAACCGGCATGAGCTACCATAATCTCCGGCAATTCATGACGGGCAATCCCACCACCGACGCCACGGCGCTGTCGTTCGACAGATGGCTTTCCCAGACCGTGGAAGCCGCCCCTGCAGACCGGGATTATGCTCTGGTCAACTGGGAGCAGGCACCAGGGGCAAGGATATGCCATCCTCGTGAAGAACATCTTCTTCCCATCATGATCGCTGCCGGGGCTGCCGGGCAGGATCGCGGCACCCGCACATACAGCGATGTCGTTATGGGAAAAGCCCTTTCGGGGTTCCGTTTTGGATAA
- the aroC gene encoding chorismate synthase, translating into MSYNTFGHMFRVTTWGESHGPSIGCVVDGCPPLLSLTEEDIQPFLDKRRPGQSSFTTQRREPDQVKICSGVFEGKTTGTPISLVIENTDQRSKDYGDIAQTFRPGHADLAYQTKYGIRDYRGGGRSSARETAMRVAAGAVARRILGDTVRIRGALVQIGKHRIDRSRWDWNEVDRNPFFSPDPESVLLWEEYLGGIRKAGSSVGAVVEVVAEGVPAGLGAPLYGKLDADLAAALMSINAVKAVEIGDGFETAAYEGPDNADAMRMRDGEVAFQSNHAGGILGGISTGQPIVARFAVKPTSSMLIPVHSVNRSGEDVDVITKGRHDPCVGIRAVPVGEAMLACVLADHLLRHRGQIGSF; encoded by the coding sequence ATGTCCTATAACACCTTCGGGCATATGTTCCGCGTCACGACCTGGGGCGAAAGCCACGGGCCGTCGATCGGATGCGTGGTGGATGGCTGTCCGCCATTGCTGAGCCTGACCGAAGAGGACATCCAGCCGTTTCTCGACAAGCGTCGTCCGGGCCAGTCTTCTTTTACGACCCAGCGTCGTGAGCCGGACCAGGTGAAAATCTGCTCGGGTGTATTTGAGGGCAAGACCACCGGAACGCCGATTTCGCTGGTGATCGAAAACACCGACCAGCGTTCAAAGGACTATGGCGACATCGCCCAGACCTTCCGCCCCGGTCACGCCGATCTGGCCTATCAGACGAAATACGGCATTCGCGATTACCGGGGGGGCGGTCGCTCCTCCGCCCGTGAAACGGCGATGCGGGTCGCGGCAGGCGCTGTTGCGCGCCGTATCCTCGGGGACACCGTGCGTATCCGTGGCGCTCTGGTGCAGATCGGCAAACACAGGATCGACCGCAGCCGCTGGGACTGGAACGAGGTCGACCGTAACCCGTTCTTCTCACCGGACCCGGAAAGCGTCCTTCTATGGGAAGAGTATCTGGGTGGTATCCGCAAGGCTGGGTCTTCTGTCGGAGCGGTGGTCGAGGTGGTCGCGGAGGGTGTTCCCGCCGGGCTTGGAGCGCCGCTTTACGGCAAACTGGACGCGGATCTCGCGGCCGCTCTGATGAGCATCAACGCCGTCAAGGCCGTGGAAATCGGTGATGGTTTCGAGACGGCCGCCTATGAAGGTCCGGATAACGCGGACGCCATGCGGATGCGGGACGGCGAGGTCGCTTTCCAGAGCAATCATGCTGGCGGCATTCTCGGCGGCATCTCCACGGGACAGCCGATCGTTGCGCGTTTTGCCGTCAAACCGACCAGTTCCATGCTGATCCCGGTGCATTCGGTCAACCGTTCCGGTGAGGATGTGGATGTCATTACCAAGGGGCGGCATGACCCCTGTGTCGGCATCCGCGCGGTGCCGGTCGGAGAGGCGATGCTGGCCTGCGTTCTGGCAGATCATCTGCTGCGTCATCGTGGGCAGATCGGGTCCTTCTGA
- a CDS encoding YceI family protein, which translates to MKKRTFLSSSLAAFGLIATLGTAVAAPLPADIKSGNYVIEPTHTQIGFSLLHFGFTNYNGLFSDASGTLKFNPKHLDKTKLDVSLKIDSVQTTSARLTDELKSADWFDATQFPTATFVSTTVTQTGEGEADIAGNLTIHGVTKPATLHARFIGSGVNPMDKAYTIGFEGTTTVKRSDFGVSKYVPMVGDDVTLTIAGAFEKK; encoded by the coding sequence ATGAAGAAAAGAACATTCCTCTCCTCCTCGCTTGCCGCTTTCGGCCTGATCGCCACGCTTGGAACGGCTGTGGCCGCACCGCTGCCGGCTGACATCAAGTCTGGCAACTATGTCATTGAACCGACCCACACACAGATCGGCTTCTCCCTGCTGCATTTCGGTTTCACCAATTATAACGGCCTGTTTTCTGACGCTTCCGGCACGCTGAAATTCAATCCCAAGCATCTGGACAAAACCAAGCTTGATGTGTCCCTGAAAATCGACAGTGTTCAGACAACAAGCGCACGTCTCACCGATGAGCTGAAAAGCGCAGACTGGTTTGATGCAACACAGTTCCCAACAGCAACCTTCGTTTCCACCACGGTCACCCAGACGGGTGAAGGCGAAGCTGATATTGCCGGAAACCTGACCATCCACGGCGTCACCAAGCCTGCCACGCTCCACGCCCGCTTCATCGGTTCGGGTGTCAATCCGATGGACAAGGCCTACACAATCGGTTTTGAAGGCACGACGACTGTGAAGCGCAGTGACTTCGGCGTCAGCAAATACGTGCCGATGGTTGGTGACGACGTCACCCTGACCATCG
- a CDS encoding GNAT family N-acetyltransferase, with product MNISLVIRNVEAADEGAWRRLWAGYNRFYEAAVPADVTGRTWERLLDAANPLFCRVAEKEGEVIGFTNSVLHEGTWVNEPICYLEDLFVTHEARGNGVGRALIRDLVDLGRKQGWSRLYWHTRENNPARRLYDEFVQADDFVRYRMDL from the coding sequence ATGAACATTTCTCTTGTCATCAGGAATGTCGAAGCTGCCGATGAAGGCGCATGGCGCCGGTTGTGGGCGGGCTACAACCGATTCTACGAAGCTGCTGTTCCAGCGGATGTGACTGGACGCACGTGGGAGCGACTGCTGGACGCAGCCAACCCTCTTTTCTGCCGTGTCGCGGAAAAAGAGGGAGAAGTGATCGGCTTTACGAACAGCGTCCTGCATGAGGGGACATGGGTGAACGAACCAATCTGTTATCTGGAAGATCTGTTCGTAACGCATGAGGCGCGCGGGAATGGTGTAGGCCGCGCCCTGATCCGGGATCTTGTCGATCTGGGCAGGAAGCAGGGCTGGTCACGACTGTACTGGCACACAAGGGAAAACAATCCCGCCCGCAGGCTTTACGACGAATTTGTCCAGGCGGATGATTTTGTCCGGTACCGGATGGATCTTTAG
- the fabI gene encoding enoyl-ACP reductase FabI yields MTEDTLAPATGTLMRGKKGLVMGVANDRSIAWAIAKAVAAQGGELAFTYQGEALGKRVRPLADSIGASLVLPCDVSDDAAIDETFSVIEKEWGGLDFVVHAIGWADKQYLRGRYVDTPREAFLTALDISCYSFTAVARRAAALMKEGGSLLTLSYLGAERVMPHYNVMGVAKAALEASVRYMAADLGTDGIRVNAISAGPIKTLAASGIGDFRYILKWNEYNAPLERNVALEEVGGAGLYMLSDLSRGVTGEVHHVDSGYHIVGMKNPKAPDISVVGE; encoded by the coding sequence ATGACTGAGGACACCCTTGCACCGGCCACCGGCACTCTGATGCGTGGAAAGAAGGGTCTTGTCATGGGCGTGGCGAATGATCGTTCCATCGCCTGGGCCATCGCGAAAGCCGTTGCCGCACAGGGCGGCGAGCTTGCCTTTACCTATCAGGGCGAGGCGCTCGGCAAGCGTGTCCGTCCGCTGGCGGACAGTATCGGAGCCAGCCTCGTCCTGCCGTGCGATGTGTCCGATGACGCCGCCATCGACGAGACATTCTCGGTGATCGAAAAGGAGTGGGGCGGTCTGGACTTTGTCGTCCACGCCATTGGCTGGGCGGACAAGCAGTATCTGCGTGGCCGCTACGTCGATACCCCCCGCGAAGCCTTTCTCACGGCGCTGGATATCTCCTGCTACTCCTTCACGGCGGTCGCGCGTCGCGCCGCTGCCCTGATGAAAGAAGGCGGCTCGCTGCTGACCCTGTCCTATCTCGGGGCGGAGCGTGTCATGCCGCATTATAATGTCATGGGCGTCGCCAAGGCTGCTCTTGAGGCGTCCGTGCGTTATATGGCCGCCGATCTGGGAACGGATGGCATCCGCGTGAACGCCATTTCCGCCGGTCCGATCAAGACGCTGGCGGCCAGCGGCATCGGTGATTTCCGCTATATCCTCAAATGGAATGAATATAACGCGCCGCTTGAGCGCAATGTGGCGCTGGAAGAGGTTGGCGGGGCTGGCCTCTACATGCTGTCCGACCTGTCCCGTGGCGTGACGGGCGAAGTGCATCATGTCGATAGCGGCTATCATATTGTCGGCATGAAGAACCCGAAGGCTCCCGATATTTCGGTCGTCGGCGAGTAA
- a CDS encoding universal stress protein, whose product MKQVSKILLPLSSTRNAEAALISGANFARRFSAHLAVLHVRSDGRDIAPLAGEGLTGGMVEELIASAEKEGGKRSREVHHAFEDFASRTPDIEAVPPRTPFPQGRPSMSFNVIKGAENEIIPWHARLSDFTLVPHPDSGDEVSSSEALHAVLFDSGRPAVIAPRVPMPHFVKRVCIAWNGTAEAASALRGVLAWASTSERVRVLHCEDYQRRGPDAREVVDYLSMHGIAADRQEFQAIDRDIGKGLLGACQDFGADMLAMGAYSHSRLRQLILGGVTRHVLENNTQLVLMSR is encoded by the coding sequence ATGAAACAGGTCAGTAAAATCCTTCTCCCTCTGAGCAGCACGCGGAATGCGGAGGCCGCTCTCATCTCCGGCGCCAATTTCGCCCGTCGTTTTTCGGCGCATCTTGCTGTGCTGCATGTCCGTTCGGACGGTCGTGACATTGCGCCTCTGGCGGGCGAAGGGCTGACCGGCGGCATGGTGGAAGAACTGATCGCTTCCGCCGAAAAGGAAGGCGGCAAGCGTTCACGCGAAGTGCATCATGCCTTCGAGGATTTTGCCAGCCGCACACCGGACATTGAGGCCGTTCCACCCCGCACCCCCTTCCCGCAGGGACGTCCGAGCATGAGCTTCAATGTCATCAAGGGCGCTGAAAACGAAATAATCCCCTGGCATGCCCGTCTTTCAGACTTCACGCTGGTACCGCACCCGGACAGCGGCGATGAGGTCTCCTCCTCCGAAGCCCTTCATGCCGTGCTTTTCGATAGCGGACGCCCCGCCGTCATCGCGCCGCGCGTGCCCATGCCGCACTTCGTCAAGCGCGTATGCATTGCGTGGAACGGAACAGCCGAGGCGGCGTCGGCCCTGCGTGGCGTCCTAGCGTGGGCCAGCACGTCCGAAAGAGTCCGCGTGCTTCACTGCGAGGATTATCAGCGCCGCGGTCCGGACGCCCGGGAGGTCGTGGATTATCTCTCCATGCACGGCATTGCGGCGGACCGGCAGGAGTTTCAGGCCATTGACCGCGATATCGGCAAAGGACTGCTGGGGGCCTGTCAGGATTTCGGCGCCGACATGCTGGCGATGGGCGCCTATTCACACTCGCGCCTGCGTCAGCTTATTCTCGGCGGCGTGACCCGTCACGTACTGGAAAACAATACCCAGCTTGTTCTGATGAGCCGCTGA
- the pdxH gene encoding pyridoxamine 5'-phosphate oxidase, whose product MNIPASESAQTVENPQLIDLSADPFDLFAAWMKDAEASEPNDPNAMTLATVSPEGRPSARIILLKGFDKKGYSFYTNLESRKGRELTATPVAALLFHWKSLRRQIRIEGTVSPVTSQEADDYFATRRRLSQIGAIASDQSRPLPDRAIFEKRIHDTEEKYAGQDIPRPANWSGFRLTPDRFEFWQDRPYRLHDRAIWVRHGADAWDVTRLYP is encoded by the coding sequence ATGAACATTCCCGCCAGCGAATCAGCACAAACTGTGGAAAATCCCCAGTTGATCGACCTCTCCGCCGATCCGTTCGACCTGTTCGCCGCATGGATGAAGGACGCGGAAGCCTCCGAGCCGAATGATCCGAACGCCATGACTCTCGCCACGGTTTCGCCTGAAGGGCGCCCCTCCGCCCGCATCATCCTTCTCAAGGGATTTGATAAAAAAGGGTATTCCTTCTACACCAATCTCGAAAGCCGCAAGGGACGTGAACTGACAGCCACCCCGGTTGCCGCCCTGCTGTTCCACTGGAAAAGCCTGCGTCGCCAGATCCGTATCGAAGGCACCGTCTCTCCTGTCACATCACAGGAAGCTGATGATTACTTCGCGACACGTCGCAGACTTTCACAGATCGGCGCCATTGCCTCCGACCAGTCGCGCCCCCTGCCCGATCGGGCCATATTCGAAAAACGCATCCATGATACGGAAGAGAAGTATGCCGGTCAGGATATCCCCCGTCCCGCCAACTGGTCCGGCTTCCGCCTGACACCCGACCGCTTCGAATTCTGGCAGGACCGTCCCTACCGTCTGCATGACCGCGCCATCTGGGTGCGTCATGGCGCGGATGCATGGGACGTGACCCGCCTGTACCCGTAA